From Candidatus Syntrophoarchaeum caldarius, the proteins below share one genomic window:
- a CDS encoding prephenate dehydratase, protein MNIKKINEVSIFDMIKIAALGPANTFSELAAIKYGKTLGRAFSVELYPTIGKVFDAVGAKCSCAVLPIENMAEGYVSAVLDHLIHSDLFIVHELLLPIQFTFAANCSSLDQVEKVYAQFVTQGQCERFLDKMGDMGVSVITTQSNGTSLEQLQKRIPNEAAIVPSFAVKPGDFPLVIPEIADRSNNQTRFITIASHTIAYDPARKYKTTLLIVESVDRPGMLSDILSSFSIRNINLVSIMSRPTKEMLGRYHFFIDVEGHAQEARIREALAEIERENTIRMLGSYVVAQQEGDL, encoded by the coding sequence GTGAATATTAAGAAGATAAACGAAGTATCTATATTTGATATGATAAAAATCGCAGCCCTTGGCCCAGCAAACACATTCTCTGAACTTGCGGCAATAAAGTATGGTAAGACACTTGGTAGAGCGTTTAGTGTAGAGCTATACCCTACAATCGGGAAGGTGTTTGATGCGGTTGGTGCAAAGTGTTCATGTGCAGTTCTACCCATAGAGAATATGGCAGAGGGGTATGTTAGCGCCGTACTCGATCATCTGATCCATAGCGACCTTTTCATTGTGCATGAGTTGCTCTTACCTATACAGTTCACGTTTGCTGCCAACTGCAGTTCGCTTGATCAGGTAGAAAAGGTGTATGCCCAGTTTGTAACACAGGGACAGTGTGAGCGTTTTCTTGATAAGATGGGGGATATGGGTGTGAGCGTGATCACCACCCAGAGCAATGGAACATCACTGGAACAATTGCAGAAGAGAATCCCAAACGAGGCGGCCATTGTCCCATCTTTTGCTGTGAAACCTGGTGACTTTCCCCTCGTGATACCTGAGATCGCAGATCGTTCCAACAACCAGACCAGATTTATCACCATAGCATCGCATACGATTGCGTATGACCCTGCACGTAAATACAAGACAACGCTTCTTATTGTGGAGAGTGTTGACAGGCCGGGTATGCTGAGTGATATACTATCTTCATTTTCTATTCGGAACATCAATCTGGTGTCCATCATGTCTCGTCCAACAAAAGAGATGCTCGGACGGTACCACTTCTTCATAGATGTGGAAGGGCATGCCCAGGAAGCACGAATAAGGGAAGCACTCGCTGAAATCGAGAGAGAGAACACCATACGGATGCTCGGATCGTACGTCGTAGCCCAACAGGAAGGAGATCTCTAA
- a CDS encoding 2,3-bisphosphoglycerate-independent phosphoglycerate mutase, translating into MTEEAEYKKAVLVICDGLADRGTSTPLSEAETPNMDRLAGDGICGLMHSISPGIVPGSDTAHLAILGGDPYEDYPGRGPFEALGAGIELKEGDVAFRANFATIDNNWEILDRRAGRFGSDELAEALNIKIDGVRFIVKHTTEHRCALVMRGKGLSGAISDVDPHDMGKVLKSGPLEDTDESRRTAKLLNEFVRRSHDILSEFQTPANVLLTRGAGEFRQVMSIKDAFGFDGFCVAGSALYKGVAKYLGMDVIEVEGATGRADTDLGAKADALLSHIEDYDLGFVHIKATDSKGHDGDWKGKKEFIERIDREFIARIIDIDAYIILTADHSTPVSIRRHSSDPVPVLMHGEGVRTDQVKAFNELTCAQGGLGAIHGVDLMPIIADYMGYYRMYGV; encoded by the coding sequence ATGACCGAAGAGGCAGAGTATAAGAAAGCTGTGCTCGTAATCTGCGATGGACTTGCAGACAGAGGGACTTCGACACCGCTTTCAGAGGCAGAAACACCAAATATGGATCGGTTAGCAGGAGATGGTATCTGCGGACTGATGCATTCGATATCACCTGGGATTGTCCCAGGAAGTGATACAGCGCACCTTGCGATTCTTGGCGGCGATCCCTATGAAGACTATCCTGGTAGAGGGCCATTTGAGGCGCTTGGGGCAGGAATCGAACTTAAAGAAGGTGACGTCGCATTCAGGGCGAACTTTGCAACGATCGATAATAACTGGGAAATTCTTGATCGAAGGGCAGGGCGATTCGGTTCAGACGAACTCGCAGAGGCGCTTAACATCAAGATTGATGGTGTCAGGTTTATCGTAAAGCACACGACAGAACATCGCTGCGCGCTGGTTATGCGAGGAAAGGGGCTATCAGGTGCGATCTCTGATGTGGATCCACACGATATGGGAAAAGTCCTTAAGTCAGGCCCACTTGAGGATACAGATGAGTCAAGAAGAACCGCAAAACTCCTGAATGAATTTGTGCGGCGATCACACGATATTTTGAGTGAATTTCAGACCCCTGCAAACGTCCTTCTTACAAGGGGAGCAGGTGAATTCAGGCAGGTTATGAGTATAAAGGACGCTTTTGGATTTGACGGGTTCTGTGTGGCAGGATCTGCGCTTTACAAAGGTGTTGCAAAGTATCTGGGAATGGATGTCATTGAGGTTGAGGGTGCAACAGGCAGGGCGGACACAGATCTTGGAGCAAAGGCAGATGCGCTTTTATCCCACATCGAGGACTATGATCTTGGTTTTGTTCACATCAAAGCAACAGACAGTAAAGGGCATGACGGGGACTGGAAAGGTAAGAAAGAATTCATTGAAAGGATAGACCGTGAGTTTATCGCACGGATCATCGATATTGATGCCTATATCATACTGACTGCTGACCACTCAACACCGGTTTCCATCAGGCGCCACAGCAGCGATCCTGTTCCGGTACTGATGCATGGTGAGGGCGTGCGAACCGATCAGGTTAAAGCATTCAATGAACTCACCTGTGCCCAGGGTGGTCTTGGCGCCATACATGGCGTTGATCTGATGCCGATTATCGCAGACTATATGGGCTACTACAGGATGTACGGGGTTTAA
- a CDS encoding UbiA prenyltransferase: MQFKAIWKLTRAEHGIMYAAAVIVGAILAGGGLADASILFTGTLTAILLEAGTFALNDYYDFEVDRKNNRLDRPLVTGKITPREAFLIGWLLTALGLIVALFLTVPCIILAYLAAIFGILYDIKLKETGIGGNIYISITMAVPFIFGGFLIKSELDPILLILASIAFLIGFGREVMKGIVDVEGDAIRDVKTIARKWGVIRAKQVSILLYFLGISISPLPFLLKIDPVYHMNLAYLIPLLITDLLLLYLCIRLLTADKETVNQLRSLSLIALLFGLIAFLTGAMIRIP; the protein is encoded by the coding sequence ATGCAGTTTAAGGCAATCTGGAAGCTTACAAGGGCAGAACATGGCATCATGTATGCAGCAGCGGTGATTGTGGGTGCAATACTTGCAGGAGGAGGGCTTGCCGATGCATCGATCCTGTTTACTGGGACGCTTACAGCCATCCTCCTTGAAGCGGGAACTTTTGCCCTGAACGACTATTATGATTTTGAGGTTGACAGGAAGAACAATCGACTTGACAGACCCCTTGTAACAGGAAAAATCACGCCCAGAGAGGCTTTTCTGATTGGGTGGCTTTTAACCGCGCTTGGATTGATAGTTGCACTATTTCTGACCGTTCCCTGTATCATTCTTGCCTATCTTGCTGCGATCTTTGGCATTCTTTATGACATCAAGCTCAAGGAGACTGGTATCGGTGGAAATATCTATATAAGCATCACAATGGCGGTTCCGTTTATCTTCGGAGGTTTTCTGATAAAGTCTGAACTCGATCCGATCCTGCTGATTCTTGCATCCATTGCATTTCTGATCGGATTTGGGAGAGAAGTTATGAAAGGGATCGTTGATGTCGAAGGAGATGCGATAAGGGACGTTAAAACAATTGCGAGAAAATGGGGTGTTATTCGGGCAAAACAGGTCTCAATATTACTCTATTTTTTGGGGATCTCGATAAGTCCGCTCCCATTTCTTCTCAAGATCGATCCAGTCTACCACATGAACCTCGCTTATCTGATCCCGCTCCTTATAACCGATCTTCTCCTTCTCTATCTCTGCATCAGGTTACTAACTGCCGATAAGGAGACTGTCAATCAACTCCGTTCCCTATCTTTAATAGCGCTTCTCTTCGGTCTCATCGCATTTCTAACAGGCGCGATGATCAGGATTCCTTAA
- a CDS encoding branched-chain amino acid ABC transporter permease: protein MGAIAAGALVNRMLMALLGISGEITTTSGVIRSTMNNLMMQNPLIAPALLLLILILAAIMGAVTGAIFILPSARLSEDYLAITLLAISEVMFMVAYYNPNIIGGYYGVSVPDIFAWAPAEWRTVLFASLVIVTAAVIYILLDRILTSPYGRLLRAMREDEEVVKACGREVMWIRVRTVALGSAVAAIAGALYSLYTLNVIATSFGRVEWTFYPFLMILLGGAGNRKGILLGTLSFVLIKILLTTYKYEISDLLHLPFETVWLEYIIFGVMMLLILLYRPEGLLKEEPIMTEPMKRCVNEEH from the coding sequence ATGGGTGCAATAGCGGCAGGAGCACTCGTCAACAGGATGCTTATGGCATTGCTTGGCATAAGTGGTGAGATAACAACAACAAGCGGCGTGATCAGGTCAACAATGAATAACCTGATGATGCAGAACCCGCTGATCGCACCTGCATTACTCCTGCTTATCCTGATTCTTGCAGCAATCATGGGTGCTGTTACAGGTGCGATCTTCATCCTCCCGAGTGCAAGGCTTTCTGAAGATTACCTCGCGATAACACTTCTTGCGATAAGTGAGGTGATGTTCATGGTTGCTTACTACAATCCCAATATAATAGGTGGTTATTATGGGGTATCAGTTCCTGACATATTTGCATGGGCACCCGCTGAGTGGAGGACGGTTCTCTTTGCGTCGCTTGTAATCGTGACAGCAGCTGTGATCTACATTCTCCTGGACAGGATCCTGACCTCACCCTACGGGCGACTTCTCAGAGCGATGCGCGAGGATGAGGAGGTTGTGAAGGCGTGTGGGCGGGAGGTCATGTGGATAAGAGTGCGTACAGTTGCACTTGGATCGGCTGTTGCAGCGATTGCAGGCGCTCTTTACTCGCTGTACACACTAAACGTCATTGCAACGAGTTTTGGCCGTGTTGAATGGACGTTCTACCCATTCCTTATGATTCTGCTTGGCGGGGCTGGTAACAGAAAAGGAATTCTGCTCGGGACTCTCTCTTTTGTCCTGATAAAGATACTTCTTACAACATACAAGTACGAGATCAGTGATCTTCTCCATCTACCATTTGAGACTGTATGGCTTGAATATATCATATTCGGGGTTATGATGCTTCTGATTCTCCTCTACAGACCAGAAGGACTTTTGAAAGAAGAACCGATCATGACCGAACCGATGAAGCGATGTGTTAATGAAGAGCATTAA
- a CDS encoding branched-chain amino acid ABC transporter permease: MVVEGAIVYSNLLILLAIGLTLTYITTGVANFAQGSFAVFGSYLTLTALRIFDLHPYHSIPLAFVAGGVLGAGVYIIVLRPLIKRGATSVILMIATLALDLVLFGMIGAYSEFLSGISGKSAAKFIFTPLDHDIAGVSGVLVVSALVIILLIASLLILLYKTKFGIALRASMENPALAEVMGVNLEYTRLFAWMLSGALASTAGSLLPFRQEIVPATGAIIIVSIFAASIVGGIGNIFGAVLGGYAIGLSESLITYRLSLILGSGILIYGKVISLAILVLMLLLAPQGIAGINWRRWWRSRLKTSY, from the coding sequence ATGGTGGTGGAAGGGGCGATCGTATACTCAAATCTGCTCATTCTTCTTGCAATAGGGCTCACCCTGACATACATCACAACAGGTGTTGCAAACTTTGCTCAGGGCTCATTTGCAGTATTTGGCTCCTATCTCACCCTCACAGCCCTCAGAATCTTTGATCTGCACCCATACCACTCGATTCCACTGGCATTCGTAGCCGGGGGTGTGCTCGGTGCAGGTGTCTACATAATCGTCCTCCGACCACTCATAAAACGCGGCGCAACCTCAGTCATCCTCATGATTGCAACACTCGCGCTCGATCTTGTGCTCTTTGGGATGATCGGGGCATATTCAGAGTTTCTCAGTGGTATAAGTGGAAAAAGTGCTGCAAAGTTCATCTTCACACCGCTTGACCACGATATCGCGGGTGTATCCGGGGTACTCGTCGTCTCTGCTCTTGTGATTATCCTGCTGATTGCATCCCTTCTGATTCTCCTCTATAAAACAAAGTTTGGGATAGCACTCAGAGCATCGATGGAGAATCCTGCACTTGCAGAGGTGATGGGCGTGAATCTTGAATATACCAGATTATTTGCATGGATGCTCTCAGGCGCACTCGCATCCACCGCAGGCTCGCTTCTACCATTCAGACAGGAGATCGTGCCTGCAACAGGTGCGATTATCATCGTATCAATCTTTGCAGCAAGCATCGTTGGGGGGATTGGAAATATCTTTGGTGCGGTCCTTGGAGGGTATGCAATAGGACTATCAGAGTCACTTATCACATACAGACTATCGTTAATTCTTGGATCGGGTATTTTGATCTACGGAAAGGTCATATCACTTGCAATACTTGTGTTAATGCTTCTTTTAGCTCCTCAGGGCATCGCAGGTATTAACTGGAGGAGGTGGTGGCGATCTCGTTTGAAGACATCATACTGA
- a CDS encoding branched-chain amino acid ABC transporter substrate-binding protein, whose amino-acid sequence MRASGFILAVLIVITALSGCIGDDGTLEEAPTEEIPIGVLVDLSGPLTTYGEDIKNTVTIASEDINNYFDARGKPYRVKLYVEDTKVDPTITQQKVEALNGRGIKLIVGPMGSGETKQIAGYVTANGIIIISPSSTTAVENLGITEPEEKRYIYRFVALDTFQTKAIAKELDELGKKAVCIAYVGNAWGKGLNDNILPELEAYGISVKDSIEYSDPAPADFTPYIATLETDVNELSARYTLDEIAIVMFSYEEAFTMLSQVDDGSVLLDVTWVGCDGTAKSDKITEVCEKSDAVGFYSTLFESKGEAFESLNATYSSRFGGSAYQYGLNAYDAAWVLALSYAELRDSGAAFSTDAMTEIIPEVTEKFSKGEYDQKTVSGYIALDEYNDRASGDYAIYRVENCTWTRAGLWRYESNEIEWE is encoded by the coding sequence ATGAGGGCAAGTGGATTTATATTAGCTGTATTGATCGTGATAACTGCACTTTCCGGGTGCATAGGAGATGACGGTACTCTCGAAGAAGCTCCAACTGAAGAGATTCCGATTGGGGTCCTCGTTGATCTCTCAGGGCCGCTTACAACCTATGGCGAGGATATAAAAAATACGGTTACGATCGCATCCGAGGACATAAACAACTACTTCGATGCCAGGGGAAAACCTTATCGTGTAAAACTCTATGTAGAGGATACAAAGGTTGATCCCACGATCACACAGCAGAAGGTGGAAGCACTCAATGGAAGGGGGATCAAGCTCATCGTGGGTCCCATGGGAAGCGGTGAGACAAAACAGATCGCAGGATATGTAACTGCAAACGGGATCATCATCATATCACCTTCATCAACAACAGCAGTTGAGAATCTCGGTATCACAGAGCCGGAGGAGAAGCGATATATCTATCGGTTCGTTGCACTCGATACTTTTCAGACAAAGGCGATCGCAAAGGAGCTTGACGAACTTGGAAAAAAAGCAGTCTGCATCGCTTATGTTGGAAACGCATGGGGTAAGGGTCTAAACGATAACATCCTCCCTGAGCTTGAGGCGTATGGTATAAGCGTGAAAGACTCGATTGAGTATTCAGACCCGGCCCCAGCCGACTTCACACCGTATATTGCAACGCTTGAGACGGATGTGAATGAGTTATCTGCAAGATACACGCTGGATGAGATCGCAATCGTTATGTTCAGCTATGAGGAGGCGTTCACGATGCTATCTCAGGTCGATGATGGATCGGTTCTTCTCGATGTAACCTGGGTCGGATGTGACGGTACTGCGAAGAGCGATAAGATCACAGAGGTCTGTGAAAAATCAGATGCAGTTGGATTCTACAGCACACTCTTTGAGTCAAAAGGTGAGGCGTTTGAGAGCCTGAACGCAACATACAGCAGCCGTTTTGGCGGGAGTGCGTATCAGTACGGTTTGAATGCCTATGATGCTGCATGGGTACTTGCACTATCCTATGCAGAGCTTCGCGATAGTGGTGCCGCGTTTAGCACTGATGCAATGACCGAAATCATCCCAGAGGTTACCGAGAAGTTCAGCAAAGGCGAGTATGATCAAAAGACGGTGAGTGGGTATATAGCACTCGATGAGTACAATGACCGTGCATCAGGTGATTATGCGATCTACAGGGTCGAAAATTGTACATGGACTCGTGCAGGACTATGGAGGTATGAATCAAACGAGATCGAGTGGGAATGA
- a CDS encoding branched-chain amino acid ABC transporter ATP-binding protein encodes MLKVDGICKHFDGVTALDGVKISLERARITLLIGPNGSGKSTLIETITGFCQPDSGNIIFEGEDITGIPPHRIYDLGISRTFQIPRPLRRLTLLENLMVAEKSPGDTIWGSFRRDWLKKEEEIAERAFELLEFLGLDGMWDHPASNLSGGQLKLLELGRALMRDVKLLIMDEPIAGVVPQLAEKLLNYLKDLKKQGITLLLIEHRLDLVLPYVDNIYVISDGRIIAEGREEVLEHPDVIEVYLGA; translated from the coding sequence TTGCTCAAGGTCGACGGAATCTGCAAGCACTTTGACGGTGTCACAGCCCTCGATGGGGTTAAAATCTCACTTGAACGTGCCAGAATCACGCTTCTCATCGGTCCAAATGGGAGCGGTAAGAGCACGTTGATTGAGACGATAACAGGGTTCTGTCAACCAGATTCCGGGAACATAATCTTCGAGGGTGAGGATATCACAGGAATCCCACCCCATCGTATCTATGATCTTGGAATCTCACGAACATTTCAGATACCAAGACCACTCAGGCGATTGACACTACTTGAAAATCTGATGGTCGCTGAAAAAAGTCCTGGAGATACGATCTGGGGGAGTTTCAGGCGAGACTGGCTCAAAAAGGAGGAGGAAATTGCAGAGCGAGCATTCGAACTGCTTGAGTTTCTCGGACTGGATGGGATGTGGGATCACCCTGCTTCAAACCTGAGTGGCGGACAGTTGAAGCTGCTTGAGCTTGGAAGGGCGTTGATGCGGGATGTGAAACTCCTGATAATGGACGAGCCAATCGCAGGGGTTGTACCACAGCTTGCAGAAAAGCTTCTCAATTATCTGAAAGATCTTAAAAAGCAGGGGATCACACTCCTTCTGATTGAGCACAGATTGGACCTCGTTCTTCCCTATGTGGATAATATCTATGTGATCTCAGATGGCAGGATCATCGCCGAGGGGCGTGAAGAGGTTCTGGAACATCCGGATGTGATTGAGGTGTATCTTGGTGCTTGA
- a CDS encoding branched-chain amino acid ABC transporter ATP-binding protein yields MLETELLNCGYGELQVIFDLSASIERGMITAVLGPNGSGKSTFLKALSGLATIYSGCVRYEGQDVTSMPAHQRAKLGIAYLPQTNNVFSNLTVSENLQIAGYVLDKREVEDRIDAVLDLFPELEGYMHKKAGTLSGGERQFLAIGSALIRKSKILMLDEPTAHLSPKLSAIVLERISELRNKLNLTIVLVEQNVKDTLLISDYAYILVSGRVAYYGDAGALRDTPSLDLIIKKFLFGREGA; encoded by the coding sequence GTGCTTGAGACAGAATTGCTCAACTGTGGATACGGCGAACTTCAGGTAATATTCGATCTCAGTGCATCGATCGAGCGCGGAATGATCACCGCGGTGCTTGGGCCAAACGGAAGTGGAAAAAGTACATTCCTGAAAGCACTATCAGGGCTTGCCACCATCTACTCAGGCTGTGTGCGGTATGAGGGTCAGGATGTGACCTCAATGCCCGCCCATCAAAGAGCAAAACTCGGTATTGCCTATCTTCCACAGACCAATAATGTTTTCTCGAACCTTACGGTAAGCGAGAATCTTCAGATAGCAGGTTATGTCCTTGATAAGCGTGAGGTTGAAGATCGCATCGATGCTGTGCTTGATCTATTCCCCGAACTTGAAGGATACATGCATAAGAAGGCTGGTACGTTGAGCGGTGGAGAACGACAGTTTCTCGCGATCGGATCGGCCCTTATCAGAAAGTCAAAGATCCTGATGCTCGATGAACCAACAGCCCATCTCTCACCAAAACTCTCGGCAATTGTTCTGGAGCGGATCTCTGAACTCAGGAATAAACTCAATCTGACGATTGTCCTGGTTGAGCAGAATGTGAAAGATACGCTTTTGATAAGTGATTATGCCTATATCCTGGTGAGCGGGCGGGTTGCATATTACGGAGATGCAGGTGCGCTGCGTGATACACCTTCTCTTGATTTAATCATCAAGAAGTTTCTTTTTGGGAGAGAAGGAGCATAA
- a CDS encoding pneumococcal surface protein, which yields MKWLERLFNKEKIPSTVTLDGIDAWLIAASNSLFPGLDTNADRVYREIDAVREALLKKTSMLKNAVPQEDTPVPAQIRKLGLANRDKMVKQLNSLAEKIVIPDRTDYKTVLSFYNSTITSLESFSGRSAKHAYYVRSLFPDEVNEVLAEVNHLKTAIKQLIAPIRGKKDRIMNLEQVPVIASRMQDLKAKIVQEKADLSEKKEAISALKSEIEEKKRRLSLIEKSEEWRRSEELEKTLRTLEEELDSLETDAGQLFAPINKVLTLLKKQDETGRCNLSSEERDALSLILESPINALDGDITNLLLSVKNAINEDATLLKDRKRDKSLKCIDQLLETELSAIKKRREVLQSKIERTKLELSEIQILKEHKEVNDSFIESQRRQNSLQEEVERSERYLVSLEAEINEQKILLSKALEGVAGKEVEVEVW from the coding sequence GTGAAATGGCTTGAGAGACTCTTTAACAAAGAAAAAATACCCTCCACTGTTACACTCGATGGGATTGATGCGTGGCTGATAGCTGCATCAAACTCACTATTTCCTGGTCTGGACACAAACGCAGATCGAGTCTATCGTGAGATCGATGCAGTTCGCGAAGCTCTTTTAAAAAAGACCTCGATGCTCAAGAACGCCGTCCCACAGGAAGATACGCCAGTTCCTGCCCAGATCAGGAAACTCGGGCTGGCAAATCGAGATAAGATGGTGAAACAGCTCAACTCGCTTGCCGAGAAGATAGTTATACCAGACAGGACCGATTATAAAACCGTCCTCTCTTTTTATAATTCAACCATCACCAGCCTTGAATCGTTTTCTGGCAGGTCAGCAAAGCATGCCTACTATGTCCGATCGCTCTTTCCTGATGAGGTCAACGAAGTTCTTGCAGAGGTCAATCACCTAAAAACAGCCATCAAACAGCTTATTGCTCCGATCAGAGGGAAGAAAGATCGTATTATGAACCTGGAGCAGGTGCCGGTGATCGCCAGCAGGATGCAGGATCTGAAAGCAAAGATTGTTCAGGAAAAGGCAGATCTTTCTGAGAAAAAAGAAGCTATCTCAGCACTGAAAAGCGAGATAGAAGAGAAAAAACGGAGATTATCTTTGATTGAAAAATCAGAAGAATGGAGACGGTCTGAAGAGCTTGAAAAGACTCTGCGTACGCTGGAAGAGGAACTTGATAGTCTTGAGACAGACGCCGGCCAACTGTTTGCGCCGATCAATAAAGTGCTCACCCTCCTGAAGAAGCAGGATGAGACAGGGCGCTGCAACCTTTCTTCAGAAGAGCGAGATGCACTATCCCTGATCCTCGAATCACCGATTAATGCACTTGATGGAGATATTACCAATCTTCTTCTTTCAGTAAAGAACGCCATCAATGAGGATGCCACGCTTCTGAAGGATCGAAAGCGAGATAAGTCGCTCAAATGTATAGATCAACTCCTGGAGACTGAACTATCCGCAATAAAAAAGCGGCGGGAGGTATTGCAGTCGAAAATTGAACGAACGAAACTTGAGCTTTCAGAGATCCAGATTCTGAAGGAGCATAAAGAGGTCAACGACTCGTTCATTGAATCCCAACGACGGCAAAACTCCCTGCAGGAAGAGGTGGAGCGTTCAGAGCGGTATCTCGTATCGCTTGAGGCAGAGATCAACGAGCAGAAGATTCTCTTATCGAAGGCGCTTGAGGGTGTTGCAGGCAAAGAAGTGGAGGTTGAAGTATGGTGA
- a CDS encoding radical SAM protein yields MKEAILYEKLADKKVKCHLCNHFCTIAENKRGICSVRENRDGVLYSLVYGKLVASGVDPIEKKPLFNFLPGTKSFSIATAGCNFRCLWCQNWEISQIARTSKDIPGRDTAPADVVALAIQQDCRTIAYTYTEPTIFMDFAIDVMKLAHKSGIKNVFVTNGYTSEEALREIAPYLDAGNIDLKAFKDETYRKMCGAKLEPVLETIRLYKKLGIWLETTTLVVPTVNDSEDELRHIARFIADVGVEIPWHISQFYPTYKFLDAPPTPISTLHRAREIGIEEGLRYVYEGNVPGTGDENTYCYRCKELLIERYGFKILENRIENGRCFNCKAEIDGLF; encoded by the coding sequence ATGAAAGAAGCTATTTTATATGAGAAGCTTGCAGATAAGAAGGTCAAATGCCACCTCTGCAACCATTTCTGTACCATAGCCGAGAATAAGCGAGGAATCTGTTCTGTCAGAGAAAACAGAGACGGCGTGCTGTATAGCCTGGTGTATGGCAAGCTTGTTGCAAGCGGTGTTGATCCGATCGAGAAGAAGCCTTTGTTCAATTTCCTTCCTGGTACAAAATCTTTTTCGATAGCGACCGCTGGATGCAATTTCAGATGCCTCTGGTGCCAGAACTGGGAGATCAGTCAAATCGCCAGAACCAGCAAGGATATACCTGGTCGGGATACAGCACCAGCGGATGTGGTGGCATTGGCGATCCAGCAGGATTGCAGGACGATTGCGTACACGTACACCGAGCCGACGATCTTCATGGATTTTGCAATCGATGTGATGAAACTCGCGCATAAATCGGGTATCAAGAACGTCTTTGTTACAAACGGATACACGAGCGAGGAGGCTCTTCGAGAGATTGCTCCCTATCTTGATGCGGGTAACATCGATCTCAAAGCCTTCAAAGATGAGACCTACAGGAAGATGTGTGGTGCAAAGCTTGAGCCAGTTCTTGAGACGATCAGGTTGTACAAAAAGTTGGGCATCTGGCTGGAGACGACAACGCTCGTGGTGCCGACCGTCAATGACAGTGAGGATGAACTGAGACATATAGCACGATTTATCGCAGACGTTGGCGTGGAAATTCCATGGCATATCAGCCAGTTCTATCCCACGTACAAATTCCTTGATGCACCTCCAACTCCTATCTCGACGTTGCACCGTGCAAGGGAGATTGGTATCGAAGAAGGTTTGAGGTACGTATATGAAGGAAATGTTCCAGGCACGGGAGATGAGAATACTTACTGCTACAGATGCAAAGAACTCCTGATTGAACGGTATGGGTTCAAGATCCTCGAGAATCGAATCGAAAACGGGCGATGTTTCAATTGTAAGGCGGAGATCGATGGGTTGTTCTGA